In Populus nigra chromosome 1, ddPopNigr1.1, whole genome shotgun sequence, one genomic interval encodes:
- the LOC133680955 gene encoding uncharacterized protein LOC133680955, with protein sequence MESNRKRKGFTKGKLMLFYRSSPKPSSNVQYSSKVKPSQTSLTAASVGYVNHDMIAPQKQVVSFIVPAADNHRDKLSQFDKFFGVVGDVSVDTKATSYISSVQERFKLERINSERKQLEDKM encoded by the coding sequence ATGGAGTCCAACCGCAAGCGCAAAGGGTTCACGAAGGGCAAGTTGATGCTTTTCTATCGTTCATCACCGAAGCCTTCCTCAAATGTACAGTACAGCAGCAAGGTTAAGCCAAGCCAGACATCTCTAACAGCAGCTTCAGTGGGTTATGTTAACCATGATATGATTGCTCCACAAAAGCAGGTGGTCTCATTTATAGTGCCTGCTGCAGACAACCATCGTGACAAGTTAAGCCAGTTCGACAAGTTCTTCGGGGTTGTTGGTGATGTAAGTGTAGATACCAAGGCTACTAGTTACATCTCTTCTGTTCAAGAACGTTTCAAGCTTGAACGAATCAACTCGGAACGAAAGCAGCTGGAAGACAAGATGTAG
- the LOC133699970 gene encoding uncharacterized protein LOC133699970 — protein sequence MGLTNLIITVAGVSAVILLLRSDVKQSAAVFRRNVKHIRHWLEEESAAASKAAKEAPPKELESKVPHKDIPKEDKH from the exons atgggATTGACAAACTTGATTATAACCGTAGCTGGTGTAAGTGCTGTGATTCTTCTACTAAGGAGCGATGTGAAGCAATCTGCTGCTGTCTTTAGACGCAACGTCAAGCATATCCGCCACTGGCTCGAAGAAGAATCCGCCGCTGCCTCCAA GGCTGCAAAAGAGGCACCACCTAAGGAACTGGAATCAAAGGTCCCCCACAAGGACATTCCGAAGGAGGATAAGCACTAG